One Cellulomonas sp. NS3 genomic region harbors:
- a CDS encoding ABC transporter ATP-binding protein codes for MTTQTPPSAAAKAPILEVRDLGVEFFVEDEWFPAAVDVSYEVRSGEVLAIVGESGSGKTQSSMSLIGLLPPNGRATGSAKLAGRELIGLKHSQLSKVRGNDVSVIFQEPMTALNPVYTVGFQIMETIRVHFDVGPKAARARAVELLTLVDLPDPVASLDKYPHQLSGGQRQRAMIAQALACSPKLLIADEPTTALDVTVQAEILKLMRDLRTRIDSGIILITHDMGVVADLADRVLVMKNGRVVESGPVEEIFNRPQHPYTRQLLDAVPHLGAATPGGAAVVGVSDTSAVPRTAPDLTKDAVPALEARDLVLEYPSRGRVPAFRAIDGVDLTIGRGEVVGLVGESGSGKTTVGRAAVGLLPVAGGSLKVNGLELKGVEPKALRAARQDVSIVFQDPGSSLNPRLPIGESIGEPLRLHKVAAGAQLNAKVEELLDQVHLPRAMRNRYPHELSGGQRQRVGIARALALSPKLLIADEPTSALDVSVQARVLELFQELQREYGFACLFISHDLAVVEILSSRIAVMHKGRLVEVGARDQILRAPQQDYTRRLLAAVPVPDPAEQRVRREARDRLLEEELVAAGVRAPGADRSGVQRTEDAFGAETNTRSVGRSGL; via the coding sequence GTGACCACACAGACACCCCCCAGCGCCGCCGCGAAGGCCCCGATCCTCGAGGTCCGCGACCTCGGCGTCGAGTTCTTCGTCGAGGACGAGTGGTTCCCGGCCGCGGTCGACGTCAGCTACGAGGTGCGCTCGGGCGAGGTCCTCGCGATCGTCGGCGAGTCCGGCTCGGGCAAGACGCAGTCGTCGATGTCGCTCATCGGGCTGCTCCCGCCGAACGGCCGCGCGACCGGCAGCGCCAAGCTCGCCGGACGTGAGCTCATCGGGCTCAAGCACTCCCAGCTGAGCAAGGTCCGCGGCAACGACGTCTCCGTGATCTTCCAGGAGCCGATGACCGCGCTGAACCCCGTGTACACGGTGGGCTTCCAGATCATGGAGACCATCCGCGTGCACTTCGACGTGGGTCCCAAGGCGGCGCGCGCGCGTGCCGTCGAGCTGCTCACGCTCGTCGACCTGCCCGACCCGGTCGCGTCGCTCGACAAGTACCCGCACCAGCTCTCCGGCGGCCAGCGCCAGCGCGCGATGATCGCCCAGGCGCTCGCGTGCTCGCCCAAGCTGCTCATCGCCGACGAGCCGACGACGGCGCTCGACGTGACGGTCCAGGCCGAGATCCTCAAGCTCATGCGCGACCTGCGCACGCGGATCGACTCCGGGATCATCCTCATCACGCACGACATGGGCGTCGTCGCGGACCTCGCCGACCGCGTGCTCGTGATGAAGAACGGCCGCGTCGTCGAGTCGGGCCCGGTCGAGGAGATCTTCAACCGCCCGCAGCACCCGTACACCCGCCAGCTCCTCGACGCCGTGCCGCACCTCGGCGCCGCGACGCCGGGTGGTGCGGCCGTCGTGGGTGTGTCGGACACGTCCGCCGTCCCGCGCACCGCGCCGGACCTCACCAAGGACGCGGTCCCGGCGCTCGAGGCGCGCGACCTCGTGCTCGAGTACCCCTCGCGCGGTCGTGTGCCCGCGTTCCGGGCGATCGACGGCGTCGACCTGACCATCGGGCGCGGCGAGGTCGTCGGCCTCGTGGGGGAGTCCGGCTCGGGGAAGACGACGGTCGGCCGCGCCGCGGTGGGCCTGCTCCCGGTGGCGGGCGGCTCGCTCAAGGTCAACGGCCTCGAGCTCAAGGGCGTCGAGCCCAAGGCGCTGCGGGCCGCGCGCCAGGACGTCTCGATCGTCTTCCAGGACCCGGGCTCGTCCCTCAACCCGCGTCTGCCGATCGGCGAGTCCATCGGCGAGCCGCTCCGGCTGCACAAGGTCGCCGCGGGTGCGCAGCTCAACGCGAAGGTCGAGGAGCTCCTCGACCAGGTGCACCTGCCGCGGGCGATGCGCAACCGCTACCCGCACGAGCTCTCGGGCGGCCAGCGCCAGCGCGTCGGCATCGCGCGCGCGCTCGCGCTGAGCCCGAAGCTGCTCATCGCCGACGAGCCGACGTCCGCCCTCGACGTGTCCGTCCAGGCGCGCGTGCTCGAGCTGTTCCAGGAGCTGCAGCGCGAGTACGGCTTCGCGTGCCTGTTCATCAGCCACGACCTCGCGGTCGTGGAGATCCTGTCGAGCCGCATCGCGGTCATGCACAAGGGCCGGCTCGTCGAGGTCGGAGCACGTGACCAGATCCTGCGCGCGCCGCAACAGGACTACACGCGCCGGCTGCTCGCGGCCGTCCCTGTGCCGGACCCCGCCGAGCAGCGGGTCCGCCGCGAGGCGCGCGACCGCCTGCTCGAGGAGGAGCTCGTCGCCGCGGGGGTCCGCGCCCCCGGGGCGGACCGCTCGGGCGTCCAGCGGACCGAGGACGCGTTCGGGGCGGAGACGAACACGCGCAGCGTCGGCCGCAGCGGGCTCTGA
- a CDS encoding PH domain-containing protein yields MDPADDVELRPGFGRVLTYGTWLVCAATVVTTALDVPAEGLRVAAPAALVSLVVWALFGRPAVLVTPAGVELRNVLRTVELPWPTIQLVDTRYALTLRTAYGTYAAWAAPAPSRSTALRAGPGDLAQVPGSARGAGGAVRPGDLPSTPSGEAALVVRRRWEDLRDAGHLDDPRLERERPRVRWHVRTLAAVTVLSALTWVALSA; encoded by the coding sequence ATGGATCCGGCCGACGACGTGGAGCTGCGGCCGGGCTTCGGCCGGGTGCTGACGTACGGGACGTGGCTGGTGTGCGCCGCGACCGTCGTGACGACGGCGCTCGACGTCCCCGCCGAGGGCCTGCGCGTCGCCGCGCCGGCGGCCCTCGTGTCCCTCGTGGTGTGGGCGCTGTTCGGGCGCCCCGCGGTGCTCGTGACCCCGGCCGGCGTCGAGCTCCGCAACGTGCTGCGCACGGTCGAGCTCCCGTGGCCGACGATCCAGCTCGTCGACACCCGGTACGCCCTGACGCTGCGCACCGCGTACGGGACCTACGCCGCCTGGGCGGCACCGGCCCCGAGCCGCTCGACCGCGCTGCGCGCCGGGCCCGGGGACCTCGCCCAGGTGCCCGGCTCCGCACGCGGTGCCGGCGGGGCGGTGCGCCCCGGCGACCTGCCGAGCACCCCGTCGGGCGAGGCGGCCCTCGTGGTGCGCCGGCGCTGGGAGGATCTCCGGGATGCCGGCCACCTCGACGACCCCCGCCTCGAGCGGGAGCGACCGCGCGTGCGCTGGCACGTGCGCACGCTCGCGGCGGTCACGGTGCTGAGCGCCCTGACCTGGGTCGCGCTCTCGGCGTGA
- a CDS encoding ABC transporter family substrate-binding protein, protein MKIRRTSAVVAVAATGALVLSACTSEGPAESEIEETTSVNVGWNQPFYSQNNLTASGNATANANIIYMTAGNGFWYYDGDLNIAKNEDFGTYEVVTEDPLTVKYTVNEGVTWSDGTPVDAADLMLFWGAQNDKFDSVAPETDEEGNVTNQDVVDAGVFFNSTSEAMNVVTDTPEIGDDGRSLTITYSEPRSDWEVSFYMPPVAAHAVAALGLDITDPEEGKQAVIDAFANNDAAALSPLSKSWNEDFNFTSMPDNELQYLAHGPYVLTDFVENEYLTLQLRDDYDWGPVPKVDSVTVRYNEDPLAAVTALQNGELDLIAPQSSVDVLATLDTLEGVNVEGAPEGTFEHVDLQVTNGGPFDPATYGGDATKALKVRQAFLKTIPRQEIIEKLIKPLQPDAETRDSFIYVPGSEAYDEVVANNKSELWAEVDIEGAKALLAEVGVPAVDVRLMFGQGNVRRENEFQLIAASAAQAGFNVINASSTDWGDRLDTDRTGYDAALFGWQSTNTFALNSEANFITGGQNNFYGYSDPEVDALWEELRANTDPDAEADLVAQIETKLNEAAFGVTIFQFPGVVASRDVLQGVSTIPLSPTIFWNFWEWEVSSEA, encoded by the coding sequence GTGAAGATCAGGCGAACGAGCGCCGTGGTCGCGGTAGCGGCCACAGGCGCCCTGGTGCTGTCGGCGTGCACCAGCGAGGGCCCGGCCGAGAGCGAGATCGAGGAGACCACCTCGGTCAACGTCGGGTGGAACCAGCCGTTCTACTCCCAGAACAACCTGACGGCCTCCGGGAACGCGACGGCCAACGCCAACATCATCTACATGACGGCGGGCAACGGGTTCTGGTACTACGACGGCGACCTCAACATCGCCAAGAACGAGGACTTCGGGACCTACGAGGTCGTCACCGAGGACCCGCTGACGGTCAAGTACACGGTCAACGAAGGCGTGACCTGGTCGGACGGCACGCCCGTCGACGCGGCTGACCTGATGCTGTTCTGGGGCGCCCAGAACGACAAGTTCGACTCCGTCGCGCCGGAGACGGACGAGGAGGGCAACGTCACCAACCAGGACGTCGTCGACGCCGGGGTGTTCTTCAACAGCACCTCCGAGGCGATGAACGTCGTGACGGACACGCCGGAGATCGGCGACGACGGCCGTTCGCTGACCATCACGTACAGCGAGCCCCGCTCCGACTGGGAGGTCTCGTTCTACATGCCTCCCGTCGCGGCCCACGCCGTCGCGGCCCTCGGCCTCGACATCACGGACCCCGAGGAGGGCAAGCAGGCCGTCATCGACGCGTTCGCGAACAACGACGCGGCGGCCCTGAGCCCGCTCTCGAAGAGCTGGAACGAGGACTTCAACTTCACGTCGATGCCGGACAACGAGCTGCAGTACCTGGCTCACGGTCCGTACGTCCTCACGGACTTCGTCGAGAACGAGTACCTCACGCTGCAGCTGCGCGACGACTACGACTGGGGCCCGGTCCCCAAGGTCGACTCGGTCACGGTCCGCTACAACGAGGACCCGCTCGCCGCGGTCACCGCTCTCCAGAACGGTGAGCTCGACCTGATCGCCCCGCAGTCCTCGGTCGACGTCCTCGCGACGCTCGACACGCTCGAGGGCGTCAACGTCGAGGGCGCGCCCGAGGGCACGTTCGAGCACGTCGACCTGCAGGTCACCAACGGTGGCCCGTTCGACCCGGCGACCTACGGCGGCGACGCGACGAAGGCCCTCAAGGTCCGCCAGGCGTTCCTCAAGACGATCCCGCGCCAGGAGATCATCGAGAAGCTCATCAAGCCGCTCCAGCCGGACGCCGAGACGCGTGACTCGTTCATCTACGTCCCGGGCTCCGAGGCGTACGACGAGGTCGTCGCCAACAACAAGTCCGAGCTGTGGGCCGAGGTCGACATCGAGGGTGCCAAGGCGCTCCTCGCCGAGGTCGGCGTCCCCGCGGTCGACGTGCGTCTCATGTTCGGTCAGGGCAACGTCCGCCGCGAGAACGAGTTCCAGCTGATCGCGGCCTCCGCCGCCCAGGCCGGCTTCAACGTGATCAACGCGAGCAGCACCGACTGGGGCGACCGCCTCGACACCGACCGCACCGGCTACGACGCGGCGCTGTTCGGCTGGCAGTCGACCAACACGTTCGCCCTGAACTCCGAGGCGAACTTCATCACGGGTGGCCAGAACAACTTCTACGGCTACTCCGACCCCGAGGTCGACGCGCTGTGGGAGGAGCTGCGGGCCAACACGGACCCCGACGCCGAGGCCGACCTGGTCGCCCAGATCGAGACGAAGCTCAACGAGGCCGCGTTCGGCGTCACGATCTTCCAGTTCCCGGGTGTCGTCGCCTCGCGTGACGTGCTCCAGGGTGTCTCGACGATCCCGCTGTCCCCGACCATCTTCTGGAACTTCTGGGAGTGGGAGGTCTCCTCGGAGGCCTGA
- a CDS encoding flavin reductase family protein translates to MIDGGAPGGHDAVDPAVFRAAVARLPAGVAVVALRWRGVDHAITASSVASVSLDPPLVLFCVHVDARLREALDDVDLWTLSVLGDAQAPVADWLASPGRPAFGQLDRVPHVRAPRSGAAWVEGAAAWFECRTAAVHPAGDHDVVVGTVLEARQGDPSTGGLVHLRGRTRGLA, encoded by the coding sequence GTGATCGACGGCGGCGCGCCCGGCGGTCACGACGCCGTCGACCCCGCCGTCTTCCGTGCCGCCGTCGCGCGGCTCCCCGCCGGCGTCGCGGTCGTCGCGCTGCGCTGGCGCGGCGTCGACCACGCGATCACCGCCAGCTCGGTCGCCTCCGTCTCGCTCGACCCCCCGCTCGTGCTGTTCTGCGTGCACGTCGACGCGCGACTGCGCGAGGCGCTCGACGACGTCGACCTGTGGACCCTCAGCGTGCTCGGCGACGCGCAGGCGCCCGTCGCCGACTGGCTGGCGTCGCCCGGCCGTCCCGCGTTCGGGCAGCTCGACCGCGTCCCGCACGTGCGCGCCCCCCGGTCCGGTGCGGCATGGGTCGAGGGGGCCGCGGCGTGGTTCGAGTGCCGGACGGCCGCGGTGCACCCGGCGGGGGACCACGACGTCGTCGTCGGGACCGTGCTCGAGGCCCGGCAGGGCGATCCCTCGACCGGGGGTCTGGTCCACCTGCGCGGACGCACGCGCGGCCTCGCCTGA
- the typA gene encoding translational GTPase TypA, with the protein MSVPAGTSVRADLRNVAIVAHVDHGKTTLVDAMLWQSGSFGDHAHVDERAMDSGDLEREKGITILAKNTAIRYTGPAAAAAGAPDGITINVIDTPGHADFGGEVERGLSMVDGVVLLVDASEGPLPQTRFVLRKALEAKLPVILLVNKVDRPDSRIEEVVHESTDLLLGLASDLHEDVPDLDLDAILDVPVVYAAAKAGRASLTQPADGSLPDSENLEPLFQTIIEKIPAPTYDETAPLQAHVTNLDASPFLGRLALLRLFNGTIRKGQTVAWARADGTLQNVRITELLETKALTRVPTESAGPGDIVAVAGIEDITIGETLTDPDDPRPLPMITVDDPAISMTIGINTSPLAGKGGKGHKVTARQVKDRLDKELIGNVSLRVLPTERPDAWEVQGRGELALAILVEQMRREGFELTVGKPQVVTRKIDGKVHEPMERMTIDVPEEYLGSVTQLLAQRKGRMETMSNHGTGWVRMEFMVPARGLIGFRTRFLTDTRGTGIASSIAEGYEPWVGNIETRVNGSLVADRSGVVTPFAMINLQERGSFFVDPTQEVYEGMIVGENSRNEDMDVNITKEKKLTNMRAASSDTFENLTPPRHLTLEESLEFAREDECVEVTPEVVRIRKVILDQTERARAFARSKKS; encoded by the coding sequence ATGTCTGTGCCCGCCGGCACCAGCGTGCGCGCCGACCTGCGCAACGTCGCGATCGTCGCCCACGTCGACCACGGGAAGACGACCCTCGTCGACGCGATGCTGTGGCAGTCCGGGTCCTTCGGGGACCACGCCCACGTCGACGAGCGCGCGATGGACTCGGGGGACCTGGAGCGCGAGAAGGGGATCACGATCCTCGCGAAGAACACCGCGATCCGGTACACCGGTCCCGCGGCGGCCGCGGCGGGTGCGCCCGACGGCATCACGATCAACGTCATCGACACCCCGGGTCACGCCGACTTCGGCGGCGAGGTGGAGCGCGGCCTGTCGATGGTGGACGGCGTCGTCCTGCTCGTCGACGCGAGCGAGGGCCCGCTCCCGCAGACCCGCTTCGTGCTCCGCAAGGCGCTCGAGGCCAAGCTCCCCGTGATCCTCCTGGTCAACAAGGTCGACCGCCCCGACTCGCGCATCGAAGAGGTCGTGCACGAGTCGACCGACCTGCTGCTCGGTCTCGCGAGCGACCTGCACGAGGACGTCCCGGACCTCGACCTCGACGCGATCCTCGACGTCCCGGTCGTCTACGCGGCGGCCAAGGCGGGGCGCGCGTCGCTCACGCAGCCCGCCGACGGCAGCCTGCCGGACTCGGAGAACCTCGAGCCGCTGTTCCAGACGATCATCGAGAAGATCCCCGCGCCGACGTACGACGAGACCGCCCCGCTGCAGGCGCACGTCACGAACCTCGACGCGTCGCCGTTCCTCGGCCGCCTCGCGCTGCTGCGCCTCTTCAACGGCACCATCCGCAAGGGCCAGACCGTCGCGTGGGCCCGCGCCGACGGCACGCTGCAGAACGTTCGGATCACCGAGCTCCTCGAGACCAAGGCGCTCACGCGCGTGCCCACCGAGTCGGCGGGCCCCGGGGACATCGTCGCCGTCGCCGGCATCGAGGACATCACGATCGGCGAGACGCTGACGGACCCGGACGACCCCCGTCCGCTGCCGATGATCACCGTCGACGACCCCGCGATCTCGATGACGATCGGGATCAACACCTCGCCGCTCGCCGGCAAGGGCGGCAAGGGCCACAAGGTGACGGCCCGCCAGGTCAAGGACCGCCTCGACAAGGAGCTCATCGGCAACGTGTCGCTGCGCGTCCTGCCGACCGAGCGTCCCGACGCCTGGGAGGTCCAGGGCCGCGGCGAGCTCGCGCTCGCGATCCTCGTCGAGCAGATGCGCCGCGAGGGCTTCGAGCTCACGGTCGGCAAGCCGCAGGTCGTCACGCGCAAGATCGACGGCAAGGTCCACGAGCCGATGGAGCGCATGACGATCGACGTCCCCGAGGAGTACCTCGGCTCGGTCACGCAGCTCCTCGCGCAGCGCAAGGGCCGCATGGAGACGATGTCGAACCACGGCACCGGCTGGGTCCGCATGGAGTTCATGGTCCCGGCGCGCGGGCTCATCGGGTTCCGCACGCGCTTCCTCACCGACACGCGCGGCACCGGCATCGCGTCGTCCATCGCCGAGGGCTACGAGCCGTGGGTCGGCAACATCGAGACCCGCGTCAACGGCTCGCTCGTCGCGGACCGCTCGGGCGTCGTGACGCCGTTCGCGATGATCAACCTGCAGGAGCGCGGGTCGTTCTTCGTCGACCCCACGCAGGAGGTCTACGAGGGCATGATCGTCGGCGAGAACTCGCGCAACGAGGACATGGACGTCAACATCACCAAGGAGAAGAAGCTCACGAACATGCGCGCTGCGAGCAGCGACACGTTCGAGAACCTCACCCCGCCGCGCCACCTCACGCTCGAGGAGTCCCTCGAGTTCGCCCGCGAGGACGAGTGCGTCGAGGTCACGCCCGAGGTCGTGCGCATCCGCAAGGTGATCCTGGACCAGACCGAGCGTGCCCGCGCCTTCGCGCGCAGCAAGAAGTCCTGA
- a CDS encoding ABC transporter permease translates to MTTPPPHALEPDTGHHDPVENVENAIELKEVEGLSQGRIVLRRFLRHRGAMTSAAVLLFIILLATTSIGWGPVPGWWKWSTSDLPPITNAGGAPTMGFQGGFHIGDHPFGQDNIGRDGFARVMRGTQTSLLVMFIVGLLSTTIGIAVGAAAGFFRGRLDNLLMRFTDMIITIPVIMIGAILGRLVGGSSAIGLALALSLVTWTSMARLVRGEFLALREREFVDAARVAGASNGRIMFRHILPNAVGVIIVNATLVMASAILLETALSYLNFGINPPDVSLGNLISEYQSAFATRPWLFWWPGLFIVSIALCINFIGDGLRDAFDPRQRRIPSKRKMAKA, encoded by the coding sequence ATGACCACGCCGCCTCCTCACGCGCTCGAGCCCGACACCGGGCACCACGACCCGGTCGAGAACGTCGAGAACGCGATCGAGCTCAAGGAGGTCGAGGGCCTCTCGCAGGGGCGCATCGTCCTGCGCCGCTTCCTGCGCCACCGCGGGGCCATGACCTCGGCCGCGGTCCTGCTCTTCATCATCCTGCTCGCGACGACGTCGATCGGCTGGGGACCCGTCCCGGGCTGGTGGAAGTGGTCGACGAGCGACCTGCCGCCGATCACGAACGCGGGCGGCGCGCCGACGATGGGGTTCCAGGGCGGCTTCCACATCGGGGACCACCCGTTCGGCCAGGACAACATCGGCCGCGACGGCTTCGCCCGCGTCATGCGCGGGACCCAGACGTCGCTGCTCGTCATGTTCATCGTCGGGCTCCTGAGCACCACGATCGGCATCGCCGTCGGCGCGGCCGCCGGGTTCTTCCGCGGCCGCCTCGACAACCTGCTCATGCGGTTCACCGACATGATCATCACGATCCCGGTCATCATGATCGGCGCGATCCTCGGCCGGCTCGTCGGCGGCAGCAGCGCGATCGGCCTGGCCCTCGCGCTCTCGCTCGTCACGTGGACATCGATGGCGCGGCTCGTGCGCGGGGAGTTCCTCGCGCTGCGCGAGCGCGAGTTCGTCGACGCGGCGCGCGTCGCGGGCGCGAGCAACGGCCGCATCATGTTCCGGCACATCCTGCCGAACGCGGTCGGCGTGATCATCGTCAACGCGACGCTCGTCATGGCCTCGGCGATCCTGCTCGAGACCGCGCTCAGCTACCTGAACTTCGGGATCAACCCGCCCGACGTCTCGCTCGGCAACCTCATCAGCGAGTACCAGAGCGCGTTCGCGACGCGTCCCTGGCTGTTCTGGTGGCCCGGTCTGTTCATCGTGTCGATCGCGCTGTGCATCAACTTCATCGGTGACGGCCTGCGCGACGCCTTCGACCCGCGTCAGCGCCGCATCCCGAGCAAGCGCAAGATGGCGAAGGCCTGA
- a CDS encoding PIG-L family deacetylase yields MSAPVPVHPAPVTGGLLAVHAHPDDETLATGALLATWAAAGLPVTVVTCTRGEEGEVIGDELAHLEHHGAALAAHRERELAHALGALGVSDHVFLDRVGAPGARFADSGMAWAGTAQAGRLDVLPEHAFVASDLDDAAGRLATVLRVRRPDVVVTYEPGGGYGHPDHVRAHEVTRRAVALAADPAWGRAAGGHPPHTGPVVLVAALGATALRSAYAELAQAPALTALRDGRPHLTLPDPEGPLPTVAVPDHELDVLVDVAPVLPRVVAALRAHATQVQAVTALEVPDARTGRRRASGATLVGAYALSNGVLAPLLSTEAYRFADGRSERPVRWPLGVRRVA; encoded by the coding sequence ATGAGCGCGCCCGTCCCGGTGCACCCCGCCCCGGTGACGGGCGGGCTCCTCGCGGTGCACGCGCACCCCGACGACGAGACGCTCGCGACGGGCGCGCTCCTGGCGACGTGGGCCGCCGCCGGGCTGCCCGTGACCGTCGTGACGTGCACGCGCGGCGAGGAGGGCGAGGTCATCGGCGACGAGCTCGCCCACCTCGAGCACCATGGTGCGGCGCTCGCCGCGCACCGGGAGCGCGAGCTCGCGCACGCGCTGGGCGCGCTCGGGGTGAGCGACCACGTGTTCCTCGACCGGGTCGGCGCGCCGGGCGCGCGCTTCGCCGACTCGGGCATGGCCTGGGCCGGGACCGCGCAGGCCGGGCGGCTCGACGTGCTGCCCGAGCACGCGTTCGTCGCGTCCGACCTCGACGACGCGGCGGGTCGCCTCGCGACCGTGCTGCGGGTGCGTCGTCCCGACGTGGTCGTGACGTACGAGCCGGGCGGCGGCTACGGCCACCCCGACCACGTGCGCGCGCACGAGGTCACCCGGCGCGCTGTCGCGCTCGCCGCCGACCCCGCGTGGGGACGTGCCGCGGGCGGGCACCCACCGCACACCGGGCCCGTCGTGCTCGTGGCGGCGCTCGGCGCGACCGCGCTCCGCTCCGCCTACGCCGAGCTCGCGCAGGCGCCGGCCCTCACGGCGCTGCGTGACGGGCGCCCGCACCTCACGCTGCCCGACCCCGAGGGGCCGTTGCCGACGGTCGCGGTCCCCGACCACGAGCTCGACGTGCTCGTCGACGTCGCCCCGGTGCTGCCGCGCGTCGTCGCCGCCCTGCGCGCGCACGCGACGCAGGTGCAGGCGGTCACCGCGCTCGAGGTGCCCGACGCGCGCACCGGGCGGCGCCGCGCCTCGGGTGCGACGCTCGTGGGCGCCTACGCGCTGAGCAACGGCGTCCTCGCGCCGCTGCTCTCGACCGAGGCGTACCGGTTCGCCGACGGGCGCAGCGAGCGGCCGGTGCGCTGGCCGCTCGGTGTGCGCCGGGTAGCCTGA
- a CDS encoding ABC transporter permease: MLAFIGRRLISSIIVLIGATFIVYMLLSYSIDPLEDLRTSTSPNKEALIEARVRALNLDTPPAIRYLLWLRGASGCVVGVCDLGTSWITNQPVTAMLSTALPSTLQLVLASTVLAIGLGVVVGISSALRQYTGFDYGVTLMSFVLYSLPSFWVAVLLKTWGAIGFNDFLRDPTFSVPVIIGASLVSGAVWSALVAGDARRRTITFASAALATGAAMAYLSSSAWLLDPSLGPVVIGVLGAAIAYGVSVVTAGTRNRRALFSALTMVVLGVVLYVPLQYVFAGASTPLILGLAVLTVAAGLLVGWLFGGPDRALSMRAAAITGIGVGALLFVDRVMGAWQVYSNSSRINNRPIATIGSQTPGLKGDYWVSTLDTFTHLLLPTIALILISFAAYTRYSRSSLLEVMNQDYIRTARAKGLPERVVIVRHAFRNALIPLATVVPLDIAALFGGAIITERIFAWSGMGTMFLTALRASDANPVMGYFIVAGSLLVLANIVVDFVYAALDPRIRVNA; this comes from the coding sequence ATGCTCGCGTTCATCGGACGGCGCCTGATCTCGTCGATCATCGTCCTGATCGGCGCGACGTTCATCGTGTACATGCTCCTGTCGTACTCGATCGACCCGCTCGAGGACCTGCGCACGAGCACCTCCCCGAACAAGGAGGCGCTCATCGAGGCGCGCGTCCGGGCGCTCAACCTCGACACCCCGCCGGCGATCCGGTACCTGCTGTGGCTGCGCGGCGCGAGCGGCTGCGTCGTCGGCGTGTGCGACCTCGGCACCAGCTGGATCACGAACCAGCCCGTCACGGCCATGCTCTCCACGGCGCTGCCGTCGACCCTCCAGCTCGTCCTCGCCTCGACCGTGCTCGCGATCGGCCTCGGCGTGGTCGTCGGCATCTCGAGCGCGCTGCGCCAGTACACCGGGTTCGACTACGGCGTCACGCTGATGTCGTTCGTCCTGTACTCGCTGCCGTCCTTCTGGGTCGCCGTGCTCCTCAAGACCTGGGGCGCGATCGGCTTCAACGACTTCCTGCGCGACCCCACGTTCTCGGTCCCGGTCATCATCGGGGCCTCGCTCGTGAGCGGCGCCGTGTGGAGCGCGCTCGTCGCCGGTGACGCGCGCCGCCGCACGATCACGTTCGCGTCGGCCGCGCTCGCGACGGGCGCCGCGATGGCGTACCTGTCCTCGAGCGCCTGGCTGCTCGACCCCTCGCTCGGCCCGGTCGTGATCGGCGTGCTCGGCGCGGCGATCGCGTACGGCGTGAGCGTCGTGACCGCCGGGACCCGCAACCGTCGCGCGCTGTTCTCGGCGCTGACGATGGTCGTGCTCGGCGTCGTGCTCTACGTCCCGCTGCAGTACGTGTTCGCCGGGGCCAGCACGCCGCTGATCCTCGGCCTCGCGGTGCTCACCGTCGCGGCCGGGCTGCTCGTCGGCTGGCTGTTCGGCGGGCCCGACCGTGCGCTGTCGATGCGCGCGGCCGCGATCACCGGCATCGGCGTCGGCGCGCTCCTGTTCGTGGACCGCGTGATGGGCGCCTGGCAGGTCTACTCGAACTCCAGCCGCATCAACAACCGCCCGATCGCGACGATCGGCTCGCAGACGCCCGGCCTCAAGGGCGACTACTGGGTCTCGACGCTCGACACGTTCACGCACCTGCTGCTGCCGACGATCGCGCTCATCCTCATCTCGTTCGCGGCCTACACGCGCTACTCGCGCTCGAGCCTGCTCGAGGTCATGAACCAGGACTACATCCGCACCGCGCGCGCCAAGGGCCTGCCGGAGCGGGTCGTCATCGTGCGGCACGCGTTCCGCAACGCGCTCATCCCGCTCGCGACGGTGGTCCCGCTCGACATCGCCGCGCTGTTCGGCGGCGCGATCATCACCGAGCGCATCTTCGCCTGGAGCGGCATGGGGACGATGTTCCTGACCGCGCTCCGGGCCTCGGACGCTAACCCCGTGATGGGCTACTTCATCGTCGCGGGCTCGCTGCTCGTCCTCGCCAACATCGTCGTCGACTTCGTCTACGCCGCCCTCGACCCCAGGATCCGGGTGAACGCATGA
- the yidD gene encoding membrane protein insertion efficiency factor YidD, translated as MTPVSRAVDALIGQYQVRLSPGKGWSCAHRVAHGGASCSAAVRELVRGRGVVRALLPTATRFVACYQAARLLMASDVQGVCCCGPIPIPFRF; from the coding sequence ATGACCCCCGTCTCCCGCGCCGTCGACGCGCTCATCGGCCAGTACCAGGTCCGCCTCTCGCCCGGGAAGGGCTGGTCGTGCGCGCACCGCGTCGCGCACGGCGGCGCGTCGTGCTCCGCGGCGGTGCGCGAGCTCGTCCGCGGCCGGGGGGTGGTGCGCGCGCTCCTGCCGACGGCGACCCGGTTCGTCGCGTGCTACCAGGCCGCGCGCCTCCTCATGGCGAGCGACGTGCAGGGCGTGTGCTGCTGCGGCCCGATCCCCATCCCGTTCCGCTTCTGA